In Rhodopirellula sp. P2, the DNA window ATCGCCTGAAACGCTGTTCCGCGATTGGTTTGTCTCGATCGGTGCACAAATGATTGCCCCGCTGTTTGACGGTGGGCAACGCCGAGCTGAAGTCGACCGCAACGCCGCCGTCAAACGCGAATTGTTCAATGTTTATGGGCAGACCATGCTGAATGCTTTCAGTGAGGTGGAGGACGCCCTGGCCCAGGAACGGTACCAACTCGAACGCATCGAACACTTGGAAAACCAAGTCGAACTGGCTCGCCAATCGTCGGAGCAATTGCGGGAGCAGTACCTGATCAGCGACGCGACTTACCTGGATGTGCTCAGTGCAATCACTGCTCAGCAAAGATTGCAGCGCGAACTGCTTTCGGCTCAACTAGACTTGGTGCTCATTCGCGTCTCGCTGTACCTGGCGTTGGCTGGCGATTTTGACACCCGCTCCCAAGACTTTGAATTATTGGAATCCACCGTGGAAATCATTCCGGAGACCGTTGTCGATGAATGATGCGTCGAAACAGCGACCCAAGTGGCGCTGGCTTCGCATCCTAGGAACCACCATCACCTGCTTGGCCATTTTGGGTGCGTCCGCCGCTGCGGTGTTCGTGATCAACCAAACCGAACCCACCGCCCAGCAGATCAATGCCACCCGAAAATCGGCGGCTTTGGTGGAAACCATCCCAGCGGAACGAGGCAACTACTCCCCTCAAGTGGTGGTGCTTGGAACGGTCGAACCTGCCCGGGATATCACGGTCAGTCCGCGCGTCAACGGCCAAGTCGTCGAACTCTCACCGGAATTCATTCCGGGTGGCCTGGTTCGCCAAGGCGAGTCGTTGCTGCGAATCGATCCAGCTGATTTCGAAAATGCGATCTCGATCAGCAACAGTGAATTGCTGCAGAAAGAAGCGTTGTGGGAAATCGAACAGGCACGCCAGCGGTTGGCGGTGAAAGAGCTGGAAATGCTCGAGGACACCATCGATGACACCAACCGCGGCCTCGTGCTACGCGAGCCACAAATCGCATCCATCAAAGCCGAGATGGCTGCGGCGAAGGCGTCACTGGAACGTGCCCAACTGGACCTTGATCGGACCCAAATCACCGCTCCCTTTGACGCTCATGTTCTCTCGCGGTCCGTCAACATCGGTTCGCAAGTTGGCACCGGGGACGAACTTGGCCGCCTGATCGGTTTGGAAGAATACTGGATCATGGCCGCGGTTCCCGTCCGAACGCTTCGTTGGGTCCAGTTCCCTGAAACAACGGAGGATGGCGTTTCAATCGAAGGTTCCAAAGTCATCCTCCGCCACCCAGATGCCTGGGGTCCAGGTGTCGAGCGAGAAGGGCGGGTCGCTCGACTGATTGGAACACTCGACCAACAAACACGCCTGGCCCGCGTCCTGATCACCGTGCCCGATCCACTCGGGCGTGAATCCGATGCACCACCCTTGATTCTCGACACGTTGATCGAAACCCAAATTGAAGGTCGAGAGATCCAAGACGTCGTTCGATTGCCCCGCGATTACGTACGCAATCAAGACACGGTGTGGGTCATGAAAGACGAACAACTTGAGATCCGGGAAACGCAGGTTGTCTTTCAAGACGCAGAGTACGCTTACATTCGCGAAGGCATCGAAGCGGGCGAAGAGATCGTGATCACGACCCTGGCGACCGTCGCCAACGGAGTCGGACTGCGCAAGATCACCCACAACGACACCGATCTTGATGTCGACTCCGATGAGGCCAAGGAAACAGCAACCAAGGAGACAATCGAGTGACCTCGTTGTCCAAACTGGTTCCGGAGGGCGGCCCGATCGCCTGGATGGCTCGCAATGCGATTGCAGCCAACCTGCTGATGCTGCTGTTGCTCGGTGGCGGCATCTGGTCTGCCTTCGCGATCCAGAAAGAAGTCTTTCCTCAGTTCCAACTCGACATCGTGGAAGTGACCGTTGGTTACCCAGGAGCCGCTCCCGAGGAAGTCGAACAGGGTATCCTGCGTCCGATCGAAGAAGCCGTCCGTGGCGTCGAAGGAATTCGCGAACTCACCAGCGAAGCTCGTGAGGGACGCGGTGAAGTCCTGATCGAATTGGTCGCCGGCGAGAACCGCATGAAGGTTCTGCAGGATGTCGACCAAGCGGTCAGCCGAATTCGCACCTTCCCGGATCAGATCGAACAACCCGAAGTTCGCCTGCAATCACGCCAGCAAGAAGTGATGCAGGTTGCCATCTATGGACCAATCGACATCTGGGCTCTGCGAAAGTTGGCCGAACAACTTCGCGATCAACTGCAATCCAAAGAACAGATCACGCAGGTCGAACTGCGCCGCGTGCCAGCCTATGTCACGCATGTCGAAATCCCGCGACAACGACTGCGTGAATACGGCCTGACTCTGCCCGACGTGGCTCAGGTCATTCGCGAATCGAGCCAAGACGTGGCGGCGGGGTCGGTGCAAACCACCGCGGGTGAAATCCTGCTCCGCGTGAAAGCTCGCAAGCAATGGGCGGAAGAGTTCGCCGGCATCGAAATCGTCTCCGGACGCGATGGCCCGATGGTGACGCTTGGTGACATTGCCACGATTCGGGACGGATTCGAAGACGTTGGCTTTCACTCTCAGTTCAGCCAAACGCCATCGGTCGAACTCGACATTTTCCGTGTCGGCTCGCAATCTCCCATCGATGTGGCCGAAGCGGTCCACGAGACGATGGCAGAATTTGAAACGGTCCTTCCTCCCGGTGTGAAGTGGCGTATCGACAGCAACAACGCCGAAGAGTT includes these proteins:
- a CDS encoding efflux RND transporter periplasmic adaptor subunit, whose product is MNDASKQRPKWRWLRILGTTITCLAILGASAAAVFVINQTEPTAQQINATRKSAALVETIPAERGNYSPQVVVLGTVEPARDITVSPRVNGQVVELSPEFIPGGLVRQGESLLRIDPADFENAISISNSELLQKEALWEIEQARQRLAVKELEMLEDTIDDTNRGLVLREPQIASIKAEMAAAKASLERAQLDLDRTQITAPFDAHVLSRSVNIGSQVGTGDELGRLIGLEEYWIMAAVPVRTLRWVQFPETTEDGVSIEGSKVILRHPDAWGPGVEREGRVARLIGTLDQQTRLARVLITVPDPLGRESDAPPLILDTLIETQIEGREIQDVVRLPRDYVRNQDTVWVMKDEQLEIRETQVVFQDAEYAYIREGIEAGEEIVITTLATVANGVGLRKITHNDTDLDVDSDEAKETATKETIE